In Herbinix luporum, a single window of DNA contains:
- a CDS encoding sugar-transfer associated ATP-grasp domain-containing protein, whose product MGINQAGRWEKFCKTIYQSVDLYAEAKKAQKNCRRSLATIKGGFRGSNKLFRQQVLSFWSRYNIKPKKMWYDLYCYKDKEYDPRYIPEDIYWRIIYPTLNKTSFRHAYTDKCFYKQLFPYLKQPRTILRNSNNCFYDGLGNIISFAQAKAILESEKQFVLKPAIYSGEGVDIFFYDKEEHMDIDFDNLLKLYNSDYIVQDIVSQHKTLADIHPKSLNTIRVISFLFQGEVYISSAILRMGVGGSRLDNVSAGGLACPIKNDGRLSDNAINRKSQWVSSHPGGTVFSEITIPSYVKVLDAIKRAHKDIPHFRIIGWDFSIDEVGDPVLIEYNGAPGMNQVSCGPLFGDLTESVLNEIFLEETMVATNVAIN is encoded by the coding sequence ATGGGAATTAATCAGGCTGGCAGATGGGAAAAATTTTGTAAAACTATCTATCAAAGTGTTGATCTTTATGCAGAAGCAAAAAAGGCACAGAAAAATTGCAGACGTAGTCTGGCTACTATCAAGGGGGGCTTTAGAGGAAGTAACAAGCTTTTTCGCCAGCAAGTACTTTCATTTTGGAGCAGGTACAATATAAAGCCCAAAAAAATGTGGTATGACCTTTATTGCTATAAGGATAAGGAATATGATCCTAGATATATCCCGGAAGATATATACTGGAGAATAATTTATCCGACCCTTAATAAAACTAGTTTTCGCCATGCATATACAGATAAATGCTTTTATAAACAGCTATTCCCTTATTTGAAGCAGCCTCGAACAATTCTTAGAAACAGTAATAATTGCTTTTATGACGGCTTAGGAAATATTATAAGCTTTGCACAAGCCAAAGCTATTTTAGAATCTGAGAAACAGTTTGTTTTAAAGCCGGCAATATATAGCGGCGAGGGAGTAGATATATTCTTTTATGATAAAGAAGAACATATGGATATTGATTTTGATAATTTATTGAAATTATATAATTCCGATTATATCGTTCAAGACATTGTATCCCAACATAAAACCTTGGCAGACATACACCCTAAATCCCTAAATACCATTCGGGTAATATCATTTTTGTTCCAAGGTGAAGTCTATATATCTTCTGCTATACTGCGTATGGGTGTTGGAGGCTCTCGTCTTGATAATGTTTCAGCCGGTGGTCTGGCTTGTCCAATTAAGAACGATGGCAGACTAAGTGATAATGCTATTAATAGAAAGTCTCAATGGGTAAGCAGTCATCCGGGCGGTACCGTCTTTAGTGAGATTACAATTCCATCTTACGTGAAAGTGCTTGATGCTATAAAAAGAGCCCATAAAGATATCCCTCATTTTCGCATTATCGGCTGGGATTTCTCAATAGATGAAGTGGGAGATCCGGTTTTAATCGAATACAACGGGGCTCCCGGTATGAATCAAGTCAGCTGTGGCCCGCTTTTTGGGGATCTTACAGAAAGCGTCTTAAATGAAATCTTTTTAGAAGAGACAATGGTTGCCACAAATGTAGCTATAAACTAA
- the rnpM gene encoding RNase P modulator RnpM translates to MARKIPLRVCTGCGESKPKKELIRILRTPEEEIIVDTTGKKNGRGAYICCSSDCLKKAIKTRGLERSLKVEIPKELLDTLEKEMVSLESDIKKGI, encoded by the coding sequence ATGGCAAGGAAAATACCATTAAGAGTGTGTACCGGATGCGGTGAGTCAAAACCCAAAAAGGAATTAATCCGAATCCTACGAACCCCTGAAGAAGAGATTATTGTGGATACAACAGGAAAGAAGAATGGTAGAGGGGCATATATTTGCTGTTCTTCTGATTGTTTAAAAAAAGCAATTAAAACAAGGGGGTTAGAGCGTTCATTAAAGGTGGAGATACCTAAAGAATTGCTTGATACTTTAGAGAAGGAGATGGTATCACTTGAATCCGACATTAAAAAAGGTATTTAG
- a CDS encoding methyl-accepting chemotaxis protein, which produces MKLNSISKKMYLIVSMIVITSLISISVINYTISKGELSRSNQLILKNAIESTMVEINKNYRNSINNSEWMNEESAKAASLAYIGDLTKSQMDETSGATIKETDANSSATHNSIFAEHKIDLGESGYFFIIDSEGNIISHPFLTDNIYNLKSRDGRNITKELIDTAKSGGGMLNYALEEGSSKITGSKTVYSKYFPHWDWVVSAVIYDTELARGANIILKSNIRNLILVLALSMVITIIFTRMIINPIKKISKALVGISEGDLTVDRIDIRTKDEMKLLGDSVNRLIDNLNKVIKAIQTSNDRLNQYAGRLSESSGYVSEATSEVANAISHMAGQTDEQHRQTVDSVEKVTLLGENIKETAEASSKIGTIVDKNIELKELGLSSVGQLKAAAIENNENTDIVEELVHRINDHSSDIGEITTIISNIAKQTNLLALNASIEAARAGEHGSGFAVVADEIRKLANETAIAVDDIHQKIEQMQDQSARAVNFISRNREGADKINLSVNKTEEIIGMISDGLQALIESIKVIVNHNQVINQKKDEILEMLGHVSELAQDNSASIEEISATAQEQSVTVLEINESINQLNEMVSDLNTLIKEFKVN; this is translated from the coding sequence ATGAAGTTAAACAGCATAAGTAAAAAAATGTATTTAATAGTATCGATGATAGTAATTACATCATTAATTAGCATTTCGGTGATAAATTACACTATTTCCAAGGGGGAATTATCCCGTTCCAATCAACTTATTTTAAAAAATGCCATCGAATCTACCATGGTAGAAATCAACAAGAATTATCGTAATTCTATTAATAATTCAGAGTGGATGAACGAGGAAAGTGCAAAGGCTGCATCTTTAGCCTATATAGGGGATTTAACAAAAAGCCAGATGGATGAAACATCCGGGGCTACAATTAAAGAAACCGATGCTAACAGTTCAGCAACTCATAACAGTATATTTGCAGAACATAAAATTGATTTAGGTGAATCAGGCTACTTTTTTATAATAGATTCTGAGGGAAATATTATTTCCCATCCTTTTCTTACTGACAATATTTACAATCTGAAATCCCGGGATGGACGAAATATTACCAAGGAACTAATTGATACAGCCAAATCCGGTGGAGGTATGCTCAATTATGCCTTGGAGGAAGGCAGTAGTAAAATTACTGGCAGTAAAACAGTATATTCCAAATATTTTCCCCATTGGGATTGGGTGGTAAGTGCCGTTATATATGATACGGAACTGGCAAGAGGAGCTAATATTATATTAAAAAGCAATATTCGCAATCTTATCTTAGTCTTGGCCCTATCAATGGTTATAACAATTATATTCACCCGTATGATAATCAATCCTATTAAGAAAATAAGTAAAGCATTAGTTGGAATATCTGAAGGGGATTTAACGGTTGATAGGATTGATATTAGAACAAAGGATGAGATGAAGCTATTAGGGGATTCAGTAAATCGATTAATTGATAACCTAAATAAGGTTATTAAGGCGATACAGACTTCTAATGATAGGCTTAATCAATATGCAGGAAGACTTAGTGAATCTTCCGGATATGTATCTGAAGCTACCTCAGAAGTAGCTAATGCCATTTCACATATGGCCGGTCAGACCGATGAACAACACAGACAAACAGTTGACAGTGTAGAAAAGGTAACTTTACTTGGAGAGAATATAAAAGAAACAGCTGAGGCCAGTTCTAAGATCGGCACTATAGTAGATAAGAATATAGAATTAAAAGAACTTGGCTTATCCTCTGTTGGGCAGTTAAAGGCAGCTGCCATAGAGAATAACGAGAATACAGATATAGTAGAGGAACTGGTACATAGAATTAATGATCATTCTTCTGATATAGGTGAAATAACTACTATTATATCTAATATAGCAAAACAAACCAATCTCTTAGCCTTAAATGCCAGTATAGAAGCTGCAAGGGCTGGGGAGCATGGTTCGGGTTTCGCTGTGGTTGCAGATGAAATCCGTAAACTGGCCAATGAAACAGCCATAGCAGTTGATGATATTCATCAAAAGATAGAACAGATGCAGGATCAATCTGCTAGAGCGGTGAACTTTATATCTAGAAATCGTGAAGGTGCCGATAAGATTAACTTATCTGTTAATAAGACAGAAGAGATAATCGGTATGATTTCTGACGGATTACAGGCTTTAATAGAGAGTATAAAGGTTATTGTTAATCACAATCAGGTAATCAACCAGAAGAAGGATGAAATACTTGAAATGCTTGGCCATGTATCAGAACTAGCGCAGGATAACTCTGCATCAATAGAAGAAATCTCAGCAACAGCACAAGAACAGTCAGTTACAGTACTAGAGATTAATGAAAGTATAAACCAGCTTAATGAAATGGTAAGTGATTTGAATACTTTAATTAAGGAGTTTAAGGTAAATTAA
- the nusA gene encoding transcription termination factor NusA, whose product MDANRELINALNQIEKEKDISKDILLEALENSLVAACKNNFGRADNIKVSIDRETGQVNVYAMKEVVEEVTDPVTQISLAQAKIKDGNFNLGDMVSVEVTPKNFGRIAAQKAKQVVVQKIREEERKVLYQQYSSKERDIVTGIVQRYVGNNVSINLGKVDAMLNENEQVKGEVFRPTDRIKLYVLEVKDTPKGPRILVSRTHPELVKRLFEAEVAEIQDGTVEIKSIAREAGSRTKMAVWSNDPNVDAVGACVGVNGARVNAIVYELRDEKIDIINWSDDPAKLIENALSPAKVISVTVDEEEKSARVVVPDYQLSLAIGKEGQNARLAAKLTGYKIDIKSESQIMGY is encoded by the coding sequence ATGGATGCGAACAGGGAACTGATTAATGCTTTAAACCAGATTGAGAAAGAAAAGGATATTAGTAAGGATATCTTATTGGAAGCTTTGGAAAACTCATTGGTTGCAGCATGTAAAAATAATTTTGGCAGGGCAGATAATATAAAAGTTAGTATTGATAGGGAAACCGGACAGGTAAATGTCTATGCCATGAAGGAAGTAGTCGAAGAAGTGACAGACCCCGTTACGCAGATTAGCCTGGCCCAGGCCAAAATAAAGGATGGTAATTTTAACCTTGGAGATATGGTAAGTGTAGAAGTAACTCCAAAGAATTTTGGTAGGATTGCCGCACAGAAAGCAAAACAGGTTGTGGTCCAGAAAATCCGTGAAGAAGAAAGAAAAGTATTATATCAGCAGTACAGTAGTAAGGAAAGAGATATTGTAACCGGAATTGTACAAAGATATGTAGGAAATAATGTAAGTATAAACCTAGGCAAAGTGGATGCCATGCTTAATGAAAATGAACAGGTTAAGGGAGAAGTCTTTCGTCCTACAGACCGTATTAAGCTATATGTTCTTGAAGTTAAGGATACTCCAAAAGGTCCCCGGATCTTGGTTTCTAGGACTCATCCTGAGTTGGTTAAACGTTTATTTGAAGCTGAAGTTGCCGAAATTCAGGATGGTACTGTTGAAATTAAAAGCATTGCAAGAGAAGCAGGTTCCAGAACAAAGATGGCAGTATGGAGTAACGATCCCAATGTTGACGCCGTAGGAGCTTGTGTGGGAGTAAACGGCGCAAGGGTTAATGCCATTGTATATGAGCTTCGGGATGAGAAAATAGATATTATCAACTGGAGCGATGACCCTGCTAAGCTGATTGAAAATGCCTTAAGTCCTGCCAAGGTTATTTCCGTTACAGTGGATGAAGAAGAAAAAAGTGCAAGAGTTGTTGTTCCTGATTACCAGCTGTCATTAGCTATCGGTAAGGAAGGCCAGAATGCCAGATTGGCAGCTAAGTTGACAGGATATAAGATAGATATTAAGAGTGAATCTCAGATAATGGGATATTAA
- a CDS encoding NAD/NADP-dependent octopine/nopaline dehydrogenase family protein encodes MNISVLGAGNGGTAVAADLSLRGHDVTLIKTSHALHDQNFEYLIKNEGTVKLIENGETKVAKIKQITRDLSKLSESEVVIIYIQTNYHENLIKRIKPYLKDGQVLLINPGYLSTTYVLRHCKDIDLTICEAQSSFIDCRINEPGTIKVGFRNVRNPLGIYPKKHLEYGKEKLDHLGFPFVYLPSVIEAGLHNPNLIIHTVGAIMSIPRIEKTKGEYCMYHEVFTPSVWNILEALDKEKMDVMEKMGCERLPYVEACKFRNTLDDERDAKEVFFWYADMPTRAKGPTKVDSRYISEDVPQGLVLLESLGLKYKIATPICTALINIASAALGRDLRLEGRTLENLGEDLLDLIMKDRDS; translated from the coding sequence ATGAATATTTCAGTATTAGGTGCCGGTAACGGCGGTACAGCTGTAGCAGCAGATTTAAGTTTAAGAGGTCATGATGTTACTTTAATAAAAACTTCCCATGCCCTCCATGATCAAAATTTCGAATATCTTATAAAGAATGAGGGTACTGTTAAACTGATAGAAAACGGCGAAACAAAGGTTGCTAAAATCAAGCAAATAACAAGGGATCTTTCAAAACTTAGTGAAAGTGAAGTTGTAATTATATATATACAGACAAATTATCATGAAAACTTGATTAAAAGGATAAAGCCTTACCTAAAAGATGGGCAAGTCCTATTAATTAACCCAGGTTATCTATCAACTACTTATGTCCTAAGGCATTGTAAAGATATAGATCTTACCATTTGCGAAGCCCAAAGTTCATTTATTGACTGCAGGATAAATGAACCGGGAACTATAAAAGTTGGTTTTCGTAATGTACGTAATCCTCTGGGAATATATCCTAAAAAACATTTGGAATATGGTAAAGAAAAACTGGATCATCTTGGATTTCCCTTCGTATACCTGCCCTCTGTAATAGAGGCAGGACTACATAATCCCAATCTAATAATCCATACAGTAGGTGCAATTATGAGTATTCCTCGCATTGAAAAAACCAAAGGCGAATACTGCATGTATCATGAAGTATTTACCCCCAGTGTATGGAATATCTTAGAGGCACTGGATAAAGAAAAAATGGATGTAATGGAGAAAATGGGCTGTGAACGGCTGCCCTATGTGGAAGCATGCAAATTCAGAAATACCCTAGATGATGAAAGGGATGCTAAAGAAGTATTTTTCTGGTATGCAGATATGCCTACACGGGCTAAAGGCCCAACTAAAGTAGATTCAAGATACATATCTGAAGATGTACCTCAAGGGCTGGTTCTTTTAGAATCTCTGGGTTTAAAGTATAAGATAGCAACACCTATATGTACAGCTTTAATTAATATTGCATCCGCCGCTTTAGGCCGCGATCTTAGATTAGAAGGAAGGACTCTTGAAAATCTCGGTGAAGACTTGTTAGATCTTATTATGAAAGATCGGGATAGCTAA
- the rimP gene encoding ribosome maturation factor RimP, protein MAKHEVYEQKTEKLLEPILAEHHFELYDVEYVKEGSNWYLRAFIDKEGGITVDDCELVSRKLSDLLDKEDFISESYILEVSSPGLGRQLKKDKHFDRSIGEEVEIKLYKAIDKQKEWIGILKDYNAEVIKIQLDDETEMEFPRSNVAVVRLTIDF, encoded by the coding sequence ATGGCAAAGCACGAAGTTTATGAACAAAAGACAGAGAAATTATTGGAGCCTATTTTGGCAGAGCATCATTTTGAATTATATGATGTGGAATATGTAAAAGAAGGCAGCAATTGGTATCTACGGGCTTTTATTGATAAGGAAGGTGGTATTACTGTAGATGATTGTGAGCTGGTAAGTAGGAAGCTAAGTGATTTGCTAGATAAAGAGGATTTTATTTCTGAGTCTTATATTCTTGAAGTTAGTTCACCGGGTCTTGGCAGGCAGTTGAAAAAAGACAAACACTTTGATCGTAGTATTGGTGAGGAAGTTGAAATTAAGTTATATAAGGCCATTGATAAACAAAAAGAATGGATAGGTATATTAAAAGACTATAATGCAGAAGTCATTAAAATCCAGCTAGATGATGAGACAGAGATGGAATTTCCAAGATCTAATGTAGCAGTGGTTCGTTTGACCATTGATTTTTAA
- a CDS encoding amino acid ABC transporter permease gives MIFATGTVLKIFFLTILLSIPLGFLVALARGSRYKIISVPTRIYQLIFRGTPLMLQLFFFMYAPYYIFDTGFERFTACIIAFVINYAAYFGEIFRGGIAAIPKGQYEAAKVLGYSKLQTFTRIILPQVIKHVIPATGNEFMTLVKDTSLAQVISVKEIYDVASNAGSRYFSTIPLVVAGVFYLVMNTVIEFIFKYIEKKLNYYKT, from the coding sequence ATGATCTTTGCAACCGGAACAGTTCTAAAGATTTTTTTTCTAACCATTTTGCTATCAATACCTTTGGGATTTTTGGTAGCCTTAGCAAGAGGAAGTCGGTATAAAATAATTAGTGTACCTACAAGGATATATCAGCTGATATTCCGAGGAACACCTCTTATGTTACAGCTGTTTTTTTTCATGTATGCCCCTTATTATATATTTGATACGGGCTTTGAACGATTTACAGCATGTATTATAGCTTTTGTAATAAATTATGCTGCATATTTTGGAGAAATCTTCAGAGGAGGAATTGCAGCCATTCCCAAGGGACAATATGAAGCAGCCAAGGTATTGGGATATAGTAAATTACAGACATTTACAAGGATTATTTTGCCCCAGGTAATAAAGCATGTTATACCTGCTACAGGTAATGAGTTTATGACCTTAGTTAAAGATACATCCCTTGCTCAGGTTATTTCCGTAAAAGAAATTTATGATGTAGCCAGCAATGCCGGTTCAAGATATTTTTCAACTATACCTTTGGTTGTAGCAGGGGTATTTTATCTAGTAATGAATACTGTAATAGAGTTTATTTTTAAGTATATTGAAAAGAAACTTAATTATTATAAGACTTGA
- a CDS encoding L7Ae/L30e/S12e/Gadd45 family ribosomal protein — translation MNPTLKKVFSLLGIATKSNNIVSGEFLTEKAVKEHKAALVIVAEDASDNTKKMFTNMCTYYKVPIYFCGLKTDLGHAIGKEFRASLAVLDKGLADAIEKQLKMM, via the coding sequence TTGAATCCGACATTAAAAAAGGTATTTAGCCTGTTAGGCATTGCAACGAAATCCAATAATATAGTCAGTGGAGAATTTTTAACGGAAAAGGCGGTGAAAGAACATAAAGCAGCCTTAGTCATAGTAGCTGAAGACGCATCGGATAATACTAAGAAAATGTTTACCAATATGTGTACTTATTATAAAGTGCCGATATATTTTTGTGGTTTAAAGACTGATCTTGGCCATGCGATAGGCAAAGAATTTCGAGCTTCTTTAGCGGTACTAGATAAGGGCTTGGCAGACGCAATTGAAAAGCAACTTAAAATGATGTAG
- a CDS encoding amino acid ABC transporter substrate-binding protein, protein MKKAVIGLIMLTLLMFALTACDSKDGGNDVSKQEATGNDNKDTANKEEADQSEDNNQTDTSLEYVKNKGKLILGLDDSFPPMGFRDDAGNIVGFDIDLAEAVCKKLGVELVVEPIKWIAKEHELNTKSIDCIWNGFSVTPDRVEQLSMSIPYMENKLAIVVKNGSGIESKEDLAGKRLAVQGGSSAEEALNTEENKEFRESLGEINSSFKDYVTAVMDLETGNSDAVLMDSVVATYMIHEVGKDFVILDDYLLAEEYAIGFRKGEEALVNAVNEALRELKADQTVAEISEKWFGSDITIIE, encoded by the coding sequence ATGAAAAAAGCAGTAATTGGTTTAATTATGTTGACTTTGCTGATGTTTGCCTTGACAGCCTGCGACTCCAAAGATGGTGGGAATGATGTGTCAAAGCAGGAGGCCACAGGTAATGATAACAAAGATACAGCAAACAAGGAAGAAGCAGATCAGTCAGAGGATAATAATCAGACTGATACTTCATTAGAATATGTGAAGAATAAAGGTAAGTTAATTCTTGGCCTGGATGATTCATTTCCACCCATGGGATTTCGTGATGATGCAGGTAATATTGTAGGTTTTGATATTGACCTTGCAGAAGCAGTATGCAAAAAGCTGGGAGTGGAGCTGGTAGTTGAACCTATTAAATGGATTGCTAAGGAACATGAATTAAATACCAAGAGTATTGATTGTATCTGGAATGGTTTTTCTGTTACACCGGATAGGGTGGAGCAACTTTCAATGTCTATACCATATATGGAGAATAAATTAGCCATTGTTGTAAAAAATGGTAGCGGTATAGAGTCCAAAGAGGACTTGGCCGGCAAACGATTGGCTGTACAAGGCGGTTCCTCAGCAGAGGAAGCCCTAAATACAGAAGAAAACAAGGAATTTAGAGAGTCTCTTGGGGAGATTAACAGCAGCTTTAAAGATTATGTAACAGCAGTAATGGATCTTGAGACCGGAAATTCCGATGCTGTACTTATGGATTCTGTAGTTGCTACATATATGATTCATGAAGTCGGCAAGGACTTTGTAATACTTGACGATTACCTTCTGGCTGAAGAATATGCTATCGGTTTTCGTAAAGGTGAAGAGGCCCTGGTTAATGCAGTAAATGAGGCTTTAAGAGAATTAAAAGCAGACCAAACGGTGGCCGAAATTTCAGAGAAATGGTTTGGTTCTGATATAACAATTATTGAATAG
- a CDS encoding amino acid ABC transporter ATP-binding protein codes for MLLKAENIKKKFNKENVLKDISLEVKKGEVVAIIGPSGSGKSTLLRCLTQLEQVDGGRIEIDGKLMVDAVDGKAVYSDAKTLHEIQVNVGLVFQNFNLFPHYSVLKNITDAQIRVLKRDKKEAKVIAMDLLSKMNLSDRWAAYPCELSGGQQQRIAIARALALNPKILFFDEPTSALDPELTGEILKVIKNLAKEKMTMVIVTHEMAFAKEVADKVIFMDNGVIIEQGTPGEVFSNTKNQRTKEFLQRYSEK; via the coding sequence ATGCTACTTAAGGCTGAAAATATAAAAAAGAAATTTAATAAGGAAAATGTTCTTAAAGATATATCTTTGGAAGTCAAAAAGGGAGAAGTAGTGGCAATCATAGGACCATCCGGCTCCGGTAAATCCACATTACTTCGCTGTCTGACACAGCTTGAACAGGTGGATGGGGGCCGAATTGAGATTGACGGCAAGCTTATGGTTGATGCTGTAGACGGTAAAGCGGTATATTCCGATGCTAAAACTCTTCATGAAATACAAGTAAATGTAGGATTAGTATTTCAAAATTTTAATTTATTTCCCCATTATTCTGTGCTAAAAAATATAACCGATGCCCAGATTAGGGTGCTTAAAAGAGATAAAAAAGAAGCTAAAGTTATAGCTATGGATTTACTTTCAAAAATGAATCTCTCTGATAGATGGGCTGCTTACCCTTGTGAGCTGTCCGGGGGACAGCAGCAGAGAATAGCCATAGCAAGAGCCCTAGCTCTAAATCCTAAAATTCTTTTCTTTGATGAGCCAACATCAGCCTTAGATCCGGAATTGACAGGAGAAATTCTTAAAGTTATAAAAAATCTGGCAAAGGAAAAGATGACCATGGTTATAGTAACCCATGAGATGGCATTTGCAAAAGAAGTGGCTGATAAAGTTATATTTATGGATAATGGTGTTATTATTGAACAGGGTACTCCGGGAGAAGTTTTTTCCAATACAAAAAATCAAAGAACTAAGGAGTTTCTGCAAAGATATTCTGAAAAATAA